A genomic region of Notamacropus eugenii isolate mMacEug1 chromosome 3, mMacEug1.pri_v2, whole genome shotgun sequence contains the following coding sequences:
- the GPD1 gene encoding glycerol-3-phosphate dehydrogenase [NAD(+)], cytoplasmic — translation MAGKKVCIVGSGNWGSAIAKIVGSNVTQLAKFDPRVNMWVFEEEVSGQKLTEIINTKHENVKYLPGHKLPPNVVAVPDVIQAAADADILIFVVPHQFIGKICDQLKGHLKGNAIGVSLIKGVDEGPDGLKLISEVIHERLGIPISVLMGANIANEVADEKFCETTIGCKDPAQGQLLKELLQTPNFRITVVKEVDTVEICGALKNVVAVGAGFCDGLGFGDNTKAAVIRLGLMEMISFSKLFCKGPVSSATFLESCGVADLITTCYGGRNRKVAEAFARTGKSIEQLEKEMLNGQKLQGPQTARELHNILKHKGMVDKFPLFMAVYQVCYEGHPVQKFIQYLQKHPEHI, via the exons ATGGCTGGCAAGAAGGTCTGCATCGTGGGCTCAGGGAACTG GGGCTCAGCCATTGCCAAGATTGTGGGTAGCAATGTGACCCAGCTGGCAAAGTTTGACCCTCGGGTCAACATGTGGGTGTTTGAGGAGGAAGTTTCGGGCCAAAAGCTAACAGAGATCATCAACACAAAGCATGAGAACGTCAAATACCTGCCTGGGCACAAACTGCCTCCTAATGTG GTGGCTGTACCAGATGTGATCCAGGCAGCGGCAGATGCAGACATCCTCATTTTCGTGGTACCCCATCAATTCATTGGCAAAATCTGTGACCAGCTCAAGGGTCATCTGAAGGGAAATGCCATTGGGGTGTCTCTTATCAAG GGTGTGGACGAGGGCCCCGATGGGCTGAAGTTGATCTCTGAGGTGATCCACGAACGACTGGGCATCCCCATTAGTGTGCTGATGGGGGCCAATATTGCCAATGAGGTGGCTGATGAGAAATTCTGTGAAACCACCATTG GTTGCAAGGACCCAGCTCAAGGGCAGCTGCTGAAGGAGCTGTTGCAAACACCAAATTTCCGAATAACTGTGGTGAAAGAAGTTGACACAGTAGAGATCTGTGGGGCCCTCAAG AATGTGGTTGCTGTCGGAGCTGGCTTCTGTGATGGCCTGGGCTTTGGTGACAACACGAAGGCCGCTGTGATCCGCCTGGGACTCATGGAAATGATCTCATTCTCTAAGCTCTTCTGCAAGGGCCCAGTCTCCTCGGCTACCTTCCTGGAAAGCTGTGGGGTTGCTGACCTCATTACCACCTGTTATGGGGGTCGGAACCGAAAAGTGGCTGAAGCCTTTGCCCGAACTGGAAAG TCTATtgaacaactggaaaaagagatgctGAATGGGCAGAAGCTTCAGGGGCCCCAGACAGCTCGGGAGCTGCACAACATTCTGAAACACAAGGGCATGGTGGACAA ATTCCCCTTGTTTATGGCAGTGTACCAGGTGTGCTACGAGGGTCACCCAGTGCAGAAGTTTATCCAGTACCTCCAGAAGCACCCGGAACACATATGA
- the COX14 gene encoding cytochrome c oxidase assembly protein COX14 has translation MPSSKQLADFGYKAFSASMMLLTVYGGFLCSARAYRYFKHRGVLRQAAEEQKPPNILRD, from the coding sequence ATGCCATCATCTAAACAACTAGCTGACTTTGGTTACAAGGCCTTCTCTGCCTCCATGATGCTGCTGACTGTGTACGGTGGCTTCCTGTGTAGTGCCCGGGCCTATCGCTACTTTAAGCATCGTGGTGTCCTCCGTCAGGCAGCTGAAGAACAAAAGCCTCCAAACATTCTCCGGGACTGA